From Triticum urartu cultivar G1812 chromosome 2, Tu2.1, whole genome shotgun sequence, a single genomic window includes:
- the LOC125537545 gene encoding probable inactive purple acid phosphatase 2 translates to MHPKTPLLLLLFFAAGEAAGTTLTATPAKLTQSDQEIKIRWSDLPSPDGLDHVAIYSPPSSSDRDFLGYIFLNGSTSWRSGRGELTIPRLPNLRAPYQFRLFRWPAKEYSYHHVDHDGNPLPHGRHRVALSGEVAFAGSAARPEQVHLAFADRADEMRVMFVCADAGKRAVRYGLEKEEEKGWAEVGTEVRTYEQKHMCDAPANDSVGWRDPGFVFDGLMNGLEPGRRYFYKVGSDPGGWSKTYSFISRDSEANETIAFLFGDMGTYVPYNTYIRTQDESLSTVKWILRDIEALGDKPAFISHIGDISYARGYAWVWDHFFSQIEPIAANTPYHVCIGNHEYDWPSQPWKPSWSTYGKDGGGECGIPYSVKFRMPGNSVLPTGNGAPDTRNLYYSFDSGVVHFVYMSTETNFVQGSDQHNFLKADLEKVNRSRTPFVVFQGHRPMYTSSNEARDSAMRQQMIQHLEPLLVMYNVTLALWGHVHRYERFCPMKNSQCLNTSSSFVYPGAPVHVVIGMAGQDWQPIWQPRRDHPDVPIFPQPGISMYRGGEFGYTKLVATREKLTLMYVGNHDGQVHDMVEMFSGQTSTEASATEAVNQTKLSSGTSTKLKISPLYLEIGGSVMLALLLGFALGFLLRKKREAAQWTPVKNEES, encoded by the exons ATGCACCCCAAAACCccgcttctcctcctcctcttcttcgcCGCCGGCGAGGCCGCGGGGACCACCCTCACGGCCACCCCGGCGAAGCTCACCCAATCCGACCAAGAAATCAAGATCCGGTGGTCCGACCTCCCGTCCCCGGATGGCCTCGACCACGTGGCGATCTACTCCCCGCCGTCCTCCAGCGACCGCGACTTTCTCGGCTACATCTTCCTCAATGGCTCCACCTCCTGGCGCAGCGGCCGAGGAGAGCTCACCATCCCACGGCTGCCCAACCTGCGGGCGCCCTACCAGTTCCGCCTCTTCCGCTGGCCTGCCAAAGAGTACTCCTACCACCACGTCGACCACGACGGCAACCCGCTCCCCCACGGCCGCCACCGCGTCGCCCTCTCCGGCGAGGTCGCTTTCGCGGGCTCGGCCGCGCGGCCCGAGCAGGTGCACCTCGCGTTCGCCGATAGGGCCGACGAGATGCGGGTGATGTTCGTGTGCGCGGACGCCGGAAAGAGGGCTGTCAGGTACGGGCttgagaaggaggaggagaagggctGGGCGGAGGTGGGCACGGAGGTGAGGACGTACGAGCAGAAGCACATGTGCGACGCGCCGGCGAACGACAGCGTAGGGTGGAGGGATCCGGGCTTCGTCTTCGATGGCCTCATGAATGGGTTGGAGCCCGGAAGGAGGTACTTTTACAAG GTCGGTAGTGACCCGGGAGGATGGAGCAAGACATACAGCTTTATTTCACGTGACAGTGAGGCCAATGAAACCATTGCTTTTCTCTTCGGTGATATGGGCACTTATGTACCATATAACACCTACATCCGCACACAAGATGAGAGCTTGTCAACGGTGAAGTGGATCCTCCGTGATATTGAAGCCCTTGGAGATAAGCCTGCATTTATTTCGCACATTGGGGACATCAGTTATGCCAGAGGCTATGCTTGGGTGTGGGACCATTTCTTCAGCCAGATTGAGCCTATTGCAGCCAATACTCCATACCATGTCTGCATAGGAAATCATGAGTATGACTGGCCTTCACAACCTTGGAAACCTTCGTGGTCTACATATGGAAAGGATGGTGGAGGTGAATGTGGAATACCATACAGTGTCAAGTTCAGGATGCCTGGGAATTCTGTTTTACCTACTGGCAATGGAGCTCCGGACACACGGAATCTCTATTACTCTTTTGATTCAGGTGTCGTGCATTTTGTATACATGTCGACTGAAACTAATTTCGTTCAGGGCAGCGACCAACACAATTTCCTAAAAGCTGACCTGGAGAAGGTGAACCGAAGTAGAACCCCATTTGTTGTGTTTCAGGGCCACCGGCCCATGTATACCTCGAGCAACGAAGCCAGGGATTCTGCCATGAGACAGCAGATGATCCAGCATCTTGAACCGCTCTTGGTGATGTACAATGTGACCCTTGCCCTGTGGGGACATGTCCATAGGTATGAGAGGTTCTGCCCCATGAAGAATTCACAGTGTCTGAACACATCATCAAGCTTCGTATACCCTGGTGCCCCTGTTCATGTTGTGATCGGGATGGCCGGACAAGACTGGCAACCGATCTGGCAACCAAGGCGTGATCATCCAGATGTTCCCATCTTTCCGCAGCCTGGGATCTCCATGTACCGTGGTGGTGAGTTCGGGTACACAAAACTGGTAGCTACCAGGGAGAAGCTAACACTGATGTATGTCGGGAACCACGACGGACAAGTCCATGACATGGTGGAGATGTTCTCTGGACAAACATCTACTGAAGCTAGCGCTACTGAGGCGGTCAATCAAACAAAGCTCAGCTCGGGAACCAGCACCAAGCTGAAGATTTCCCCATTATACTTGGAAATTGGAGGTAGTGTGATGTTGGCATTGCTGCTTGGTTTTGCCTTGGGATTTCTCCTCAGGAAGAAGAGAGAAGCCGCACAATGGACTCCGGTGAAGAACGAGGAATCCTAA